One Nocardia iowensis DNA window includes the following coding sequences:
- a CDS encoding IclR family transcriptional regulator, with amino-acid sequence MPGPIQSIERAAAILRLLARGTGRLGVGEIAGALGLAKPTAHGILRTLQGVGFVEQDPATGKYQLGAALVHLGTSYLDANELRSRAINWADALAARTGESVRIGAPVDGSVVVVHHVFRPDNTEQALELGELLPPHATALGKVLLAYDAELAATVRRGDLISLTRRTIVDRAALNRALTAVRQAGWAGDTEEFRPGEAGIAAPIRAHGGLVVGAIGISGPVDRLCDPQLRHRQALVGHVRDAAHAVSRDLGAGH; translated from the coding sequence ATGCCCGGTCCGATCCAATCGATCGAACGAGCGGCGGCCATCCTGCGGCTGCTGGCCCGCGGCACCGGTCGGCTCGGCGTCGGCGAGATCGCCGGCGCGCTCGGCCTCGCCAAACCCACCGCGCACGGGATTCTGCGCACCTTGCAGGGCGTCGGCTTCGTCGAACAGGACCCGGCGACCGGCAAGTACCAGCTCGGTGCGGCCCTGGTACACCTCGGCACCAGTTACCTCGATGCCAACGAGCTGCGTTCCCGCGCGATCAACTGGGCCGACGCGCTCGCCGCGCGCACGGGCGAGTCGGTGCGCATCGGCGCCCCGGTGGACGGCAGCGTGGTGGTGGTCCACCACGTCTTCCGGCCGGACAACACCGAACAGGCGTTGGAGCTCGGTGAACTGCTGCCGCCGCACGCCACCGCGCTCGGCAAGGTCCTGCTGGCCTACGACGCGGAACTCGCGGCCACGGTGCGCCGTGGCGACCTGATCTCGCTCACCCGCCGCACCATCGTCGACCGGGCCGCCCTCAATCGAGCCCTTACCGCCGTCCGGCAGGCGGGCTGGGCCGGGGACACCGAGGAATTCCGGCCCGGCGAAGCGGGCATCGCGGCGCCCATCCGCGCGCACGGCGGACTTGTGGTGGGCGCCATCGGGATCAGCGGCCCGGTCGACCGGCTGTGCGACCCGCAATTGCGGCACCGGCAGGCGCTGGTCGGCCATGTGCGCGACGCCGCGCACGCGGTGTCCCGGGATCTCGGCGCCGGACACTGA
- the glpK gene encoding glycerol kinase GlpK, translating into MTQRFVLAIDQGTTSTRCILFDQRARLVGVAQREHHQHYPRPGWVEQDAMEIWRNVDRIVPQALRDSGITADQIAALGIANQRETTVVWDRRTGAPIRRAIVWQDVRTEELVREFEEKPGADRIRELCGLPLATYFAAPRLRWLLDTIPGLRDRAERGEVLFGTMETWLIWNLTGGIDGGLHLTDVTNASRTLLMNLATRTWDAELLSFFGIPAAMLPRIQPSIAPYGTTRRVVPGIPIAAALGDQHAALFGQTCFARGETKCTYGTGGFLMMNTGSELVQSKHGLLTTIGYQIGPEPVYALEGPIAVTGSLVQWVRDNIGLVASAPEIETLARTVQDNGGCYIVPAFSGLYAPHWRSDARGLIAGLTSYITKGHIARAVLEATAWQTREVVDAMNADSGLQARALRVDGGMTSDNLLMQIVADVLDVPVMRPFNAETVSLGAAYAAGLAVGYWPDLEGLRNNWRLAAQWLPQMDPIHRADEYENWQRAVQLTFGWLRAKRRRDEAGTR; encoded by the coding sequence ATGACGCAACGTTTTGTGCTCGCGATCGATCAGGGCACCACCTCGACCCGGTGCATCCTGTTCGACCAGCGCGCACGCCTGGTCGGTGTGGCCCAGCGCGAGCATCACCAGCACTACCCGCGGCCGGGCTGGGTCGAGCAGGACGCGATGGAGATCTGGCGCAACGTCGACCGGATCGTGCCGCAGGCGCTGCGCGATTCCGGCATTACCGCCGATCAGATTGCGGCCCTTGGCATCGCGAACCAGCGGGAAACCACGGTGGTGTGGGATCGGCGGACCGGAGCGCCGATCCGGCGGGCCATCGTCTGGCAGGACGTGCGCACCGAGGAGTTGGTCCGCGAATTCGAGGAAAAGCCCGGCGCGGACCGGATTCGGGAGCTGTGCGGGTTACCGCTGGCCACCTATTTCGCCGCGCCGCGGCTGCGCTGGCTGCTCGATACCATTCCCGGCCTGCGGGATCGGGCCGAACGGGGCGAGGTGCTGTTCGGCACCATGGAAACCTGGCTCATCTGGAATCTGACCGGCGGCATCGACGGCGGCCTGCACCTCACCGACGTCACCAATGCCAGCCGCACCCTGCTGATGAACCTCGCCACCCGCACCTGGGATGCGGAACTGCTGAGCTTCTTCGGGATTCCCGCGGCGATGCTGCCGCGCATCCAGCCCTCGATCGCGCCCTACGGCACCACCCGTCGGGTCGTGCCTGGCATCCCGATCGCCGCCGCACTCGGCGACCAGCACGCGGCACTGTTCGGCCAAACCTGTTTCGCCCGTGGGGAAACCAAATGCACCTACGGCACCGGCGGATTTCTCATGATGAACACCGGCAGCGAACTGGTGCAGTCCAAGCACGGCCTGCTCACCACCATCGGCTATCAGATCGGCCCCGAGCCCGTCTACGCGCTGGAAGGACCGATCGCGGTCACCGGCTCGCTGGTGCAGTGGGTGCGCGACAATATCGGCTTGGTCGCCAGCGCCCCGGAGATCGAAACCCTCGCTCGCACAGTGCAAGACAACGGCGGTTGCTACATCGTGCCCGCGTTTTCGGGGCTTTACGCGCCGCATTGGCGCAGTGATGCCCGCGGTCTCATCGCGGGCTTGACGTCCTATATCACCAAGGGCCACATCGCTCGTGCGGTCCTGGAGGCCACCGCATGGCAGACCCGTGAGGTGGTCGACGCGATGAACGCCGACTCGGGTTTGCAGGCCCGCGCGCTGCGCGTGGACGGCGGCATGACCTCCGACAACCTGCTGATGCAGATCGTCGCCGACGTCCTCGACGTGCCCGTCATGCGCCCATTCAACGCCGAAACTGTCTCGCTCGGTGCGGCTTACGCCGCCGGACTCGCCGTCGGCTACTGGCCGGACCTGGAGGGACTGCGCAACAACTGGCGGTTGGCCGCGCAATGGCTGCCGCAGATGGACCCCATCCACCGCGCGGACGAATACGAGAACTGGCAGCGCGCCGTGCAATTGACCTTCGGCTGGCTACGCGCCAAACGACGACGGGACGAGGCCGGGACGCGCTGA
- a CDS encoding fatty acid desaturase family protein, with amino-acid sequence MAITDIAVYAHLSKEDIEALGTELDAIHRDVSESLGGRDAAYIRRTIRFQRALDTVARLLIAVNRNKTGWLLGTAALAAAKSIENMEIGHNVSHGQWDWMNDPEIHSTTWEWDMVGLSTQWKYSHNFRHHLYTNVLDMDDDIGFGVMRVTRDQEWRPSHLAQPLQNLLLATTFEWGIGLHGLYADRDRVETKSEKRALTQAFLRKVSRQAIKDYVLFPALSGKRWRRALTANVTANVVRNAWAYVVIFCGHFPDGAEKFTPAALEDETKSEWYLRQMLGTANFDAGPTLAFASGNLCYQIEHHLFPDLPSNRYAEIAQRVRALCDKYDLPYTSGSLLRQYLLTMRTIHKLSVPDRFLIATSDDAPETASERKFQTGAALAVAEISGVTTGLRTALRNGRIRLELEAGLEGGRLRRTAARVRANIAGSLRAPVTSAASSVG; translated from the coding sequence ATGGCTATCACCGACATTGCCGTGTACGCGCACCTGAGCAAGGAAGACATCGAGGCGCTCGGCACCGAGCTCGACGCGATCCACCGGGATGTCAGCGAATCGCTCGGCGGGCGCGACGCCGCCTACATCCGGCGCACTATCCGCTTCCAGCGGGCGCTCGATACCGTCGCCCGGCTGCTGATCGCGGTCAACCGGAACAAGACGGGCTGGCTGCTCGGCACCGCGGCGCTCGCGGCGGCGAAGAGCATCGAGAACATGGAGATCGGGCACAACGTCTCGCATGGTCAATGGGATTGGATGAACGATCCGGAAATCCACTCCACCACCTGGGAGTGGGACATGGTCGGGCTGTCCACCCAGTGGAAGTACTCGCACAACTTCCGTCACCACCTCTACACCAATGTCCTCGACATGGACGACGACATCGGTTTCGGCGTGATGCGGGTGACCAGGGACCAGGAGTGGCGGCCGAGCCATCTCGCGCAGCCGCTGCAAAACCTATTGCTGGCCACCACCTTCGAGTGGGGCATCGGCCTGCACGGGCTGTACGCGGACCGGGACCGGGTCGAGACGAAGTCCGAGAAGCGGGCACTCACTCAGGCGTTCCTGCGGAAGGTCTCCCGCCAGGCCATCAAGGACTACGTGCTGTTTCCCGCGCTGAGCGGGAAGCGCTGGCGCCGCGCCCTGACCGCGAATGTCACCGCCAACGTCGTGCGCAATGCCTGGGCCTATGTGGTCATCTTCTGCGGCCACTTCCCCGACGGCGCGGAGAAGTTCACGCCCGCGGCGCTCGAGGACGAGACCAAGTCGGAGTGGTACCTGCGGCAGATGCTCGGCACCGCGAACTTCGACGCGGGCCCGACCCTGGCCTTCGCCAGCGGAAACCTGTGTTACCAGATCGAACACCACCTGTTCCCCGACCTCCCCAGCAACCGCTACGCCGAGATCGCGCAACGGGTCCGCGCACTGTGCGACAAGTACGATCTCCCCTACACCAGCGGTTCCCTGCTGCGCCAATACCTGCTCACCATGCGCACCATCCACAAGCTCTCGGTCCCCGACCGATTCTTGATCGCCACCTCCGACGACGCGCCGGAGACCGCTTCGGAACGGAAGTTCCAGACCGGTGCCGCCCTGGCGGTCGCCGAAATCTCCGGCGTGACAACGGGTTTGCGGACCGCGCTGCGCAACGGCCGCATCCGGCTCGAACTCGAAGCCGGGCTGGAGGGTGGCCGGTTGCGGCGGACCGCCGCCCGGGTCCGGGCGAATATCGCCGGGTCGCTGCGTGCTCCGGTGACGAGCGCCGCTAGCAGCGTCGGCTAG
- a CDS encoding MIP/aquaporin family protein yields MNFGSIFLSEALGTAMLVLLGVGVVANALLTKSKGFNGGWLLINMGWGLGVMAGVYVAYKTGGHLNPAYTIGVLASGADQYAPGIDITASATIAYITGQLVGAFVGANLAYVAYKRHFDEETDDAKKLGVFATGPAIRGLRWNFATELIATFALVLVLLSIGHTATGLGPLAAALLVVGIGASLGGPTGYAINPARDLGPRLAHALLPVSKGVAAAPVREPAGVGGYSAEQIPERTASPGPSRKSSDWSYAWVPIVGPLAGGVLAGLAAQVLF; encoded by the coding sequence GTGAACTTCGGCTCGATTTTCCTGAGCGAAGCACTCGGCACGGCGATGCTGGTGCTACTCGGTGTCGGCGTGGTGGCAAATGCGTTGCTGACCAAATCCAAGGGATTCAACGGCGGCTGGCTGCTGATCAATATGGGGTGGGGCCTCGGCGTGATGGCCGGGGTGTATGTCGCCTACAAGACCGGCGGCCACCTCAATCCCGCGTACACCATCGGTGTCCTGGCCAGCGGAGCGGACCAGTACGCACCCGGCATCGACATCACGGCCTCCGCCACGATCGCGTACATCACGGGACAGCTGGTCGGCGCGTTCGTCGGCGCGAATCTCGCCTATGTGGCCTACAAGCGGCACTTCGACGAGGAGACCGACGACGCGAAGAAGCTGGGCGTCTTCGCCACCGGACCCGCGATCCGCGGGCTGCGCTGGAACTTCGCGACCGAGCTGATCGCCACCTTCGCCCTGGTGCTGGTGCTGCTGTCCATCGGTCACACCGCGACCGGGCTCGGCCCGCTCGCCGCCGCGCTGCTCGTCGTCGGTATCGGCGCTTCGCTCGGTGGGCCGACGGGCTATGCCATCAACCCGGCGCGCGATCTCGGGCCTCGGCTCGCACACGCGCTGCTGCCGGTCAGCAAGGGCGTGGCCGCGGCACCGGTTCGGGAGCCCGCGGGTGTCGGCGGCTATTCGGCCGAACAGATCCCCGAACGCACCGCTTCCCCTGGGCCCAGTCGCAAGAGTTCCGACTGGAGCTATGCCTGGGTGCCCATCGTCGGTCCGTTGGCGGGCGGCGTGCTCGCCGGGCTGGCCGCACAGGTCCTTTTCTGA
- the glpD gene encoding glycerol-3-phosphate dehydrogenase has product MSARLDPIYRANAVNALGDNEIDVLVIGGGVVGAGAALDAASRGLSVTLVEARDFAAGTSSRSSKLIHGGLRYLEQLDFWLVREALKERGLLLNKLAPHLVRPVSFLLPLQHRVWERAYIGAGVALYDTIGGARALPMHRHLTRTRALELAPALRPDSMTGAIRYFDAQVDDARHTMMIARTAAQHGATVLTRTKVTGLLRDGERVIGAHVTDLETGREFTVRARRVISATGVWTDEMNKMTGVEFPFHVRTSKGVHILVPRERLDLDTGLIMRTEKSVLFVIPWHQHWIIGTTDTDWSLDKDHPSASNADVQYILDHVNAVLRDPLTRDDIVGTYAGLRPLLSGASSDTATLSREHAVAEPVPGLFVIAGGKYTTYRVMAADVVDAAVHGLGRAVAPSVTDKLPILGAVGYQEMAADLDSLAQRAGLPKATVEHLLGRYGSAVHDLFELIAVDPDLAKPLTGADEYLAAEVVYAVTHEGALHLDDVLTRRTRISIEAPDRGLAAAAEVAFLIGSRLGWDAADAERELTRYSDRVHAELAANQAADDESANAARLVAVA; this is encoded by the coding sequence ATGTCCGCACGATTAGATCCGATCTACCGCGCCAACGCCGTGAACGCGCTGGGCGACAACGAGATCGATGTGCTGGTGATCGGCGGCGGCGTGGTCGGCGCGGGCGCGGCGCTCGACGCCGCGTCGCGCGGCCTGAGCGTCACCCTGGTGGAAGCCAGGGACTTCGCGGCGGGGACATCGAGCCGATCCAGCAAGCTCATCCATGGCGGGTTGCGCTACCTCGAACAGCTCGACTTCTGGCTGGTGCGTGAGGCATTGAAGGAACGCGGCCTGCTGCTGAACAAGCTGGCGCCGCACCTGGTGCGCCCGGTGTCGTTCCTGTTGCCGCTGCAGCACCGGGTGTGGGAACGGGCCTACATCGGCGCGGGTGTCGCCCTGTACGACACGATCGGTGGGGCCAGGGCACTGCCCATGCACCGGCACCTCACACGCACGCGCGCACTGGAATTGGCGCCCGCGCTGCGGCCGGACTCGATGACCGGCGCCATCCGCTACTTCGACGCGCAGGTCGACGACGCGCGGCACACCATGATGATCGCCCGCACCGCGGCCCAGCACGGCGCGACGGTGCTCACCCGCACCAAGGTCACCGGGCTGCTGCGGGACGGCGAGCGGGTAATCGGCGCGCACGTCACCGATCTGGAGACCGGCCGCGAATTCACCGTGCGGGCGCGCCGGGTGATCAGTGCGACCGGCGTGTGGACCGACGAGATGAACAAGATGACCGGCGTCGAATTCCCGTTCCACGTGCGGACTTCCAAGGGCGTGCACATCCTGGTGCCGCGCGAGCGACTCGACCTGGACACCGGGCTGATCATGCGCACCGAGAAGAGCGTGCTGTTCGTGATCCCGTGGCACCAGCACTGGATCATCGGCACCACCGACACGGATTGGTCGCTGGACAAGGACCATCCGTCCGCGAGCAACGCCGATGTGCAGTATATCCTCGATCACGTCAACGCGGTGCTGCGCGATCCGCTGACTCGCGACGACATCGTCGGCACCTATGCCGGGCTGCGTCCGCTGCTGTCCGGCGCGTCCAGCGACACCGCCACCCTGTCCAGGGAACACGCGGTGGCCGAACCGGTGCCGGGTCTGTTCGTGATCGCGGGCGGCAAGTACACCACCTACCGGGTGATGGCCGCTGATGTCGTCGACGCCGCGGTGCACGGCCTCGGCCGCGCGGTCGCGCCGTCGGTGACCGATAAGCTGCCGATCCTGGGCGCGGTCGGCTACCAGGAGATGGCCGCCGATCTCGACAGCCTGGCGCAGCGCGCCGGGCTGCCGAAGGCCACCGTCGAGCACCTGCTCGGACGCTACGGCTCCGCCGTGCACGATCTGTTCGAGCTGATCGCGGTGGATCCGGACCTGGCCAAGCCGCTGACCGGTGCCGACGAGTACCTCGCCGCCGAGGTCGTGTACGCGGTAACCCATGAGGGCGCACTGCATCTCGATGACGTGCTGACCCGACGGACCCGCATCTCCATCGAGGCGCCGGACCGCGGTCTGGCCGCGGCCGCCGAGGTGGCCTTCTTGATCGGGTCGCGGCTCGGCTGGGATGCCGCGGACGCCGAGCGCGAGCTCACTCGCTACAGCGACCGGGTGCACGCCGAATTGGCCGCCAACCAGGCCGCCGACGACGAGTCCGCGAACGCGGCCCGCTTGGTCGCCGTCGCCTGA
- a CDS encoding SDR family NAD(P)-dependent oxidoreductase translates to MGTLDGKVAIVSGSGRGIGREIALKLASEGAKVVVNDLDAEPAKETVAAVEAAGGQAVSCVGSVTEDGFAERFVQTAVDEFGGLDIIINNAGYTWDSVIQKMTDEQWDAILDVHLKAPFRILRAAQPVIAAAVKQAKAAGEPVPCRKVVNISSLAGTGGNAGQANYSSGKAGIIGLTKALAKEWGRYNVTVNAVAFGLIKTRLTEAPAGTGGTIDVQGKEIKVGVNPNLLAAMEQMVPLGRGGTPTEAAGAVYLLCIPESDYVSAQTLVCGGGFNI, encoded by the coding sequence ATGGGAACTCTCGACGGCAAGGTCGCCATTGTCTCCGGCTCGGGCCGCGGTATCGGTCGTGAGATCGCGCTGAAGCTGGCAAGCGAGGGCGCGAAGGTCGTGGTGAACGATCTCGACGCCGAACCGGCCAAGGAGACCGTAGCCGCGGTCGAAGCAGCGGGCGGGCAGGCGGTTTCGTGTGTCGGCAGCGTCACCGAGGACGGCTTCGCCGAACGGTTCGTGCAGACCGCGGTCGACGAGTTCGGCGGGCTGGACATCATCATCAACAACGCCGGCTACACCTGGGATTCGGTGATCCAGAAGATGACCGACGAGCAGTGGGACGCCATCCTCGACGTACACCTCAAGGCGCCGTTCCGAATCCTGCGGGCCGCGCAGCCGGTGATCGCGGCGGCCGTAAAGCAGGCCAAGGCGGCCGGTGAACCGGTGCCGTGCCGCAAGGTGGTCAACATCTCCTCGCTGGCAGGCACGGGAGGCAATGCGGGACAGGCGAACTACTCGTCGGGGAAGGCGGGCATCATCGGCCTCACCAAGGCGCTCGCCAAGGAGTGGGGACGCTACAACGTCACGGTGAACGCGGTCGCGTTCGGACTGATCAAGACCCGGCTCACCGAGGCGCCCGCGGGCACCGGCGGCACGATCGACGTGCAGGGCAAGGAAATCAAGGTCGGCGTGAACCCGAATCTGCTCGCCGCGATGGAGCAGATGGTGCCGCTCGGTCGCGGTGGCACGCCGACCGAGGCAGCGGGCGCGGTGTACCTGCTCTGCATTCCCGAGTCCGACTACGTCAGCGCGCAGACCCTGGTCTGCGGCGGCGGATTCAACATCTAG
- a CDS encoding TetR/AcrR family transcriptional regulator produces MNGPDLVRPARGTRPANRRALIVAAAADLFSRNGYPNVGMGEVAEAVAIGPSALYRHFRGKQSLLATVVDEALTAFAAAVDTAAGKPDEVATTLAATVLARRDVGVLWRREARHLSVRDRAAFRTQARQIGARLAEIIAARRPELDPVAADLLSWGALAVANSVSFHRLSLPEPEFSALLGELIGAVITAPNPTLGQRRDNDTDPAPLAARSRREAIVTEATRLFADRGFGSVSMDEIGAAVGIAGPSVYNHFPAKVDILLAAIFRGEERLRIDMQRALAQAADPRDGLARLLAGYSTFVFENPHLIQTLAAEAGHLPDAHRQRAELAQRAYIAEWVHLLRRLYPDFDPVPARIRVHAAQSMLNDLALTPHLRAYPGIASAAAAFGAEVLALPATLRCQPDSDSQRADEPVRIWAEGAAATAPATAASASATSERGASAG; encoded by the coding sequence GTGAACGGGCCGGACCTGGTCCGTCCGGCCCGTGGCACCAGGCCAGCGAACCGGCGCGCACTGATCGTTGCCGCCGCCGCGGATCTGTTCTCCCGCAACGGATACCCGAATGTCGGCATGGGCGAGGTCGCCGAGGCGGTGGCCATCGGGCCGTCGGCGCTGTACCGGCATTTCCGTGGCAAGCAGAGCCTGCTGGCAACGGTCGTCGACGAGGCATTGACCGCGTTCGCCGCCGCGGTCGACACGGCGGCGGGGAAACCCGACGAGGTCGCGACCACGCTCGCCGCGACCGTGCTCGCGCGCCGCGATGTCGGGGTGCTGTGGCGGCGCGAGGCCCGCCATCTGTCCGTGCGAGACCGGGCGGCATTTCGTACGCAGGCCAGGCAGATCGGCGCACGCCTCGCCGAGATCATCGCCGCCCGCCGCCCCGAACTCGACCCGGTGGCCGCGGACCTACTCTCCTGGGGCGCCTTGGCGGTCGCCAATAGCGTGTCTTTCCATCGCCTTTCGCTGCCGGAGCCCGAATTCAGCGCGCTGCTGGGTGAACTCATCGGCGCGGTGATCACCGCACCGAATCCGACGCTGGGGCAGCGGCGCGACAACGACACCGACCCCGCGCCGCTCGCCGCGCGCTCGCGCCGCGAAGCCATCGTCACCGAGGCGACCAGGCTCTTCGCCGACCGCGGTTTCGGGAGCGTCAGCATGGATGAAATCGGTGCCGCCGTCGGCATTGCCGGGCCGAGCGTCTACAACCACTTTCCGGCCAAGGTGGACATCCTCCTGGCAGCCATCTTCCGTGGCGAAGAACGGCTCCGGATCGACATGCAGCGCGCACTCGCCCAGGCCGCCGACCCCCGCGACGGCCTCGCACGCCTACTCGCGGGTTACAGCACCTTCGTCTTCGAGAATCCCCACCTCATCCAGACCCTTGCCGCGGAAGCCGGACATCTCCCCGACGCGCATCGGCAGCGCGCCGAGCTGGCGCAACGCGCCTACATCGCCGAGTGGGTCCACCTGCTCCGCAGGCTCTACCCGGACTTCGACCCGGTCCCCGCCCGGATCAGAGTTCACGCCGCCCAATCGATGCTGAACGACCTCGCCCTCACTCCACACCTACGCGCGTATCCGGGCATAGCGTCTGCCGCCGCCGCATTCGGTGCCGAAGTGCTCGCGCTACCGGCGACGCTGCGATGCCAACCCGATAGCGATAGTCAGCGCGCTGACGAACCCGTGAGGATCTGGGCGGAAGGCGCGGCGGCCACCGCGCCGGCGACCGCCGCCTCGGCCTCGGCGACGTCGGAGCGTGGCGCGTCGGCGGGGTAG
- the glpK gene encoding glycerol kinase GlpK, with protein sequence MSQYVGAIDQGTTSTRFMVFDHSGNEVARHQLEHQQILPRAGWVEHDPTEIWERTRAVIQSTLTKADLDASDLAAVGVTNQRETTVVWNRRTGRPYCNAIVWQDTRTDRIAAELERAGHGDTIRHKAGLPPATYFSGGKLRWILDNVPGVAAAAERGEAIFGTTDSWLLWNLTGGVDGGVHVTDPTNASRTMLMNLETSDWDDELLTIFGIPRAMLPTIAPSSNPELYGKTRADGPFGGEVPLAGVLGDQQAATVGQVCFRPGEAKNTYGTGNFLLLNTGNEIVRSQHGLLTTVAYQFGDEKPVYALEGSIAVTGSAVQWLRDQLGIISGASQSESLARQVEDNGGVYFVPAFSGLFAPYWRSDARGAIVGLSRYSTNAHLARATLESICYQTRDVVEAMQADSGVTLDVLRVDGGVTANELCMQLQADFLGVPVSRPVVAETTALGAAYAAGLAVGFWSSTDELEQNWHEDKRWHPTGTEERRERGYARWKTAVSRTLDWIDVDE encoded by the coding sequence ATGAGCCAGTATGTCGGCGCCATCGACCAGGGCACCACGAGCACGCGCTTCATGGTGTTCGATCACAGCGGCAACGAGGTTGCCCGTCACCAGCTCGAGCACCAGCAAATTCTGCCTCGCGCGGGCTGGGTGGAGCACGACCCGACCGAGATCTGGGAGCGCACCAGGGCGGTCATCCAGAGCACGCTCACCAAGGCCGATTTGGACGCGAGCGACCTCGCCGCCGTCGGCGTCACCAACCAGCGGGAAACCACCGTGGTGTGGAACCGCAGGACCGGGCGTCCGTACTGCAACGCGATCGTCTGGCAGGACACCCGCACCGATCGCATCGCCGCCGAGCTCGAGCGGGCCGGCCACGGTGACACCATCCGGCACAAGGCCGGATTGCCGCCTGCCACTTACTTTTCCGGCGGCAAGCTGCGCTGGATCCTGGACAATGTGCCCGGCGTCGCGGCGGCGGCCGAGCGGGGCGAGGCGATCTTCGGCACCACGGACAGCTGGCTGCTGTGGAATCTGACCGGCGGGGTCGACGGCGGCGTGCACGTCACCGATCCGACCAATGCCAGTCGCACCATGCTGATGAACCTGGAAACCTCCGACTGGGACGACGAACTGCTGACCATCTTCGGAATTCCTCGGGCGATGCTGCCCACCATCGCACCCTCGTCGAATCCGGAGCTGTATGGCAAGACACGGGCCGACGGACCATTCGGCGGTGAGGTACCGCTGGCTGGTGTGCTCGGTGATCAGCAGGCGGCGACGGTCGGTCAGGTGTGCTTCCGTCCCGGCGAGGCGAAGAACACCTACGGCACCGGAAACTTCTTGCTGCTCAACACCGGTAACGAGATCGTGCGGTCGCAGCACGGACTGCTCACCACGGTCGCCTACCAGTTCGGCGACGAGAAGCCGGTGTACGCGCTGGAGGGTTCGATCGCGGTGACCGGGTCGGCCGTGCAGTGGCTGCGCGACCAGCTGGGCATCATTTCCGGTGCGTCCCAAAGTGAGTCGCTGGCCAGGCAGGTCGAGGACAACGGCGGCGTGTACTTCGTGCCCGCGTTCTCCGGGCTTTTCGCGCCCTACTGGCGTTCCGACGCGCGTGGCGCGATCGTCGGACTGTCCCGCTACAGCACCAATGCCCATCTGGCGCGGGCGACGCTGGAATCCATCTGCTACCAGACCAGGGACGTCGTCGAGGCGATGCAGGCCGACTCCGGCGTGACCCTCGACGTGCTCCGGGTGGACGGCGGCGTGACCGCCAACGAGTTGTGCATGCAGTTACAGGCCGACTTCCTCGGCGTGCCGGTATCGCGTCCGGTGGTCGCGGAGACCACCGCGCTCGGTGCCGCCTATGCGGCGGGCCTGGCCGTCGGATTCTGGAGCAGCACAGACGAACTCGAACAGAACTGGCACGAAGACAAGCGCTGGCACCCCACCGGAACCGAGGAGCGGCGCGAACGCGGCTACGCCCGCTGGAAGACGGCCGTCTCGCGCACCCTCGACTGGATCGACGTCGACGAGTAA